The following are from one region of the Methanospirillum hungatei genome:
- a CDS encoding DJ-1/PfpI family protein, which yields MKILIAVPPAQYHDKELAQVTAVFDHNKIPYEFASREAGQAKGTFGGRVFVPLSFEDVILTREEEFDALTILGGQGAQAHFWNNPDLLELVKIFRIHRKVIGGISTGPVVMAKAGILKKRPATVISGMAIREMMKMDVKFEDKPFVFLDRLVTARDPSDAKRFAELIVEYLYGNPEFNGPQVVPAPNKLGFDI from the coding sequence ATGAAGATCCTCATCGCAGTCCCTCCTGCCCAGTACCATGACAAGGAACTGGCCCAGGTTACGGCAGTATTTGATCATAATAAGATCCCGTATGAGTTTGCCTCACGGGAAGCAGGCCAGGCAAAAGGAACTTTTGGTGGAAGAGTCTTTGTTCCACTCAGTTTTGAGGACGTGATACTAACACGCGAAGAGGAATTTGATGCTCTGACTATTCTTGGCGGTCAGGGAGCCCAGGCTCATTTCTGGAATAATCCGGACCTGTTAGAACTGGTCAAGATCTTCCGGATACACCGGAAGGTAATTGGTGGTATCAGTACCGGTCCGGTCGTGATGGCAAAGGCAGGCATTCTCAAAAAAAGACCTGCGACTGTCATATCCGGGATGGCCATCAGGGAGATGATGAAGATGGATGTGAAGTTTGAAGATAAACCATTCGTCTTTTTAGACCGACTTGTAACAGCTCGGGATCCCAGTGATGCAAAACGGTTTGCTGAATTAATTGTTGAATATCTGTATGGGAACCCTGAGTTTAACGGCCCACAGGTTGTCCCTGCGCCAAACAAACTTGGATTTGATATTTAA